From the genome of Candidatus Coatesbacteria bacterium:
AGGGGAATGACCTCGGTGAACAGCAGGACCAGGAAACCGACGGCCACGCCGACGGCGTTGATCAGGATCGCGCGCCCGGTGGTGGCCAGGGTGGCCTTGAGGGCGGCGAAGGGCTCGCCTGTCTCGGCGAGGTTGCGCCGGAACCCGCTGGTGAAGTGGATGGTGTAGTCGACGCCGATACCGATGACCAGGCTGGCGATCATGATGGTGACGATATCGAGGGGGATGCCGGTCAGGGCCATGACGGCGAAGTTGACCAGCACGGTCAGCAGGATGGGAATCGAGGCCAGTAGACCGCCGGGCAGGCTGCGCAACACCAGGATGAGCAGGATCAACACCAAGCCGTAAGCGATGGCCATCGTCTTGAGCTGGTTGGTCATCAGTTGTTCCTGCATCAGCTCGAAGATGCGGGGGAAGCCGGTCTGGGCGACGCGCAGCTCGACGGTGTCGGCGGCGTCGACATCGAGACCGGCCTCGGCGGCCAGCTCGACGGGCAGCCAGGCGGCGGGCTCGGTGAAGGGATAGAGGACGGCGCGCAGGTCGGCGCGGGCGGCTTCGTCGAGTTCGAGCTCCAGGCGCCGTTCTAGTTCGGCGGTCCAGGTGTCGACACGCTGGGCGGCGGCCAGGTTGTCGAGCTTGGTGACGAGCTTGTCGGCCAGCCAGGCTGGATCGTCGGGGTACTCGGTCAGGTAGTCCGGCGGCAGGGCGTCGACGAAGACGCCCTGCAGTTCGGTGGCGGCGGGAACCAGGGGGCCGCCATCGAAAAAGGCGGTCCGGAGCCCGTCGACGACGGCCAGTCGGTCGGCCTCGTCTTCCAGCGGAATCAGGCCGCTGTCGTAGACGAAGGTTCGGAGAAAAGGCTCGAGACGTTCGAGGTAGGCGGCGTCGACGGTATCGGTTTGGGTGACGCCGATGCCGCGCAGACCTTCGATGTACTCGGCCTTTTCCGCAGGCTCGAGCATGTAGGGCAGGGGCTCTCCGTTTTCGTCGTGGAGCCGCCGCGGTCGCAGGCCGTGGTAGGTCAGGTCGGCCAGCAGGTCCTCGGCGGCGACCTCGAGGCGGTAGTCGTCGATCAGACGCCGGGTCTGTTCATCGAGAGCGTCCAGGGCCACCCGGGTCTCGGCCGGGGCGATTTCCTCGGTGATGAAATCCTCCAGGGCGGCGGTGTGGGTGACCATCAGGTCGGAATCGGAACCGCCGACGTTGGAGAACAGCAGCATCTCGGACTGGGGCGTCGCGTTCGGTGGACGCTGCGGCCCGTCGCTCCACCAGGTCCCGTCGGCGACGAAGGTCTCGAGGAGCTCGTCGCCCTCGATCCAGTAGTAAAGGTCGTTGATTTCGGCGCGTTCGTCGGGTAGGCGGCGCTCGCCGTAAAGGTTGTAGTTCAGCTCGCGCAGCAGGGCGCCCAGGCTCTGGGTTTGGCGGCCGATCTCGGCGCGCAGGAAGCGCTCGATCCTCGCGGCGCGGCGCAGGACGCTGGGGCTGCGCACATCGCCCTGGAGGTAGACCTGGGCGGGCAGGCTGCCGCCGAAGCCCTTCTCGATCACCCGCTCGCTGCGTCGCATGGTGATGTCCTCGTCGAAGAACTCGAGCAGGTTGACCTCGCGTTTGACGTGGGGCAGGGCGATGGCGGCGGCGATGGTGATGATCAGGGCGGTGACGGCGATCCGGCCCGGGCGGTTGTTGACGAAGAGGGCGGCGCCGGTGGCGATGCGGCCGGGCTCGGAGCTTTCGCCGGCGTGGCGGCGCTCGGCGAAGTGCCCGCCCAGCACGGCCAGCACGGCGGGGACGAAGGTCACCGCCAACAGGGTGGCCGCCAGAACCCCCAGGGCGGCGAACAGGCCGAACTCGCTGATGATGTCGATGTTGGCGCTGGCCAGGGAGCCGAAACCGATGATCGTGGTCAGCCCGGCCAGGATTACGGGCAGGCCGACGGCGCGCAGCGCTCCGGCGACCAGTTCGCCGTTTTCCGCCCCCCTTCGCCGACGGCCCAGGTAGTGGCTGAGAACGTGGATGGTGTAGGCCGAGCCGACGGCGAAGAGGATCACCGGCATGGCGCTGGTCAGCAGACTGATCGGCACACCGGTCAGCGCCATCACGCCCATCGTCCAAACCAGGGAGAAGCCGACACCGGCCAGGGGCAGCAAGACACCGGAAAGACGACGGTAGAACAGCCCCAGCACCAGGGCCACCAGACCGATCACCAGCGGGGTCAGCAGGCCCAGCACGTCGAGGACGATCTGGTCCATGTAATAGATCTGAAAGGGCAGACCGCTGTAAGTTAGTTCGACGTCGGCGGAGAAGGTCTCCTCGGCCAGGGCGCGGATACGTCGTCCGACCTCGACGCGATCGATGTCCGGGGCGAAGCGGGCCAGCACCAGAGTCAGCTCCCCGGTGGGCGCCACCAGAATCCCGGTGTACATCTCCTTGTCCAGGACGTAATCGCGCAGCTCGTCGAGCTCGGCCTGGGAGGGCAGCTCGCCGGGGGGCAGCAGGTCGCCGACCTCGACGCCGCCCTCGATGGGCCGGATGTCGATGATCTCGGTCAGGGAGTTGACCGAGCGCACCGCGGGCAGTCGCCTGACGGCGTCGGTGAAGTCACGTAGCTGGGCCAGGACCTCGCGTTGGAAGACGTCGTCGGCGCCGAGGGCGACGACGGCGACGTCGGAACCGCCGAAGGCTTCGCCGATATAGTCGTAGAGACGAACGACGGGCAGGTCGGCGTCGAGGGAGGAGATGAAGTCGGTGCGGACCTCGAGGTCGCCCATCGCCACGGCGAAGAAGGCCGTCACGGCCAGAATGACAATCAGGACCGGCCAACGGAAACGGACGACGAAGCGGGCGAAGCGCTCGAACATGTCTTCTCCGGCGGTTGACGGCGCCTCAGGCGCCCTGGTGCTCCGGGGTCAGCAGGCCGTTGAACAGGACGTCGAGGAGGGTGGAGATGCGCTCGCCGGTGTCGACGACGCGCTGCTGCCAGATCCAGGGCAGTTCGAGGCCGCGCAGGGCGGCGATGAAGGTGAAGGCCAGCAGGTCGATGTCGACGGGGCGGAACTCCCCCGCCGCCACTCCACCCTGGAGAATCTCGACGAGGAGCTCGTGCTCCAGCTTGAGGAAGGATTCGCGCACCTCGTCGATCTCGGGGAAGTACTCGTCGAGGATGTCTTCCTCGATGGACAGCAGGGCCAGCTCCTGGTGGATGCAGCGGAAGTGGCTGACGGTGCAGGCCCGGAGCTTTTCGGTGAAGGTGACCGCCTCCTCGACGGCCAAGCGGATGCAGTTGATCAGCTTGTCGGCCTCGGCGGCGACCAGCTCGTCCCAGATCTGGCGTTTGCCTGCGGCGAAGTAGGTATAGATGGTGCCCTTGCCGACGCCGGCGGTGCGGGCGATCTGGTCGACGGTGGTCCTGCGGCGCCCGAAACGAACGAAGAGCTTCAGGGCGGCCTGCAGGATGCTGTCTCGCTTGTCACGGCTCATGGCTCGATCCCGCCGTCGGAGGTTTTCCCTGCGTCACGATCGCAGTTTTTGGTTGGACTGTTCCAGTCAACCTGGAGCGACTTCCGTTGCCATGCTGGAACAACCCCGCCCACTTGTTACCACCTGTGACCGTTTGTAACAAATGACCATATTGTCCCATCCGGTCATTTCGTCAAGTATTATAGCAGGCTCGGCAGCTCGGTGACAAGAAAAAAGGGGGGCTCAGGACAACGGTTTAGCAACTTCATTGGTGACAAAGGCTTGCAGACTGTCCCAAGCCGCGCGCATCGCTAGGCCTTTGCGCTGGGTTTTGCCAGCGCAGCAGCTTTCACGCAGAAAGGCTGGGAGAGAACACAGCGAGTCTGCACATTGCCTGCCGCCTTTAGCGCCGAAAAGCACAACAGTCCCGGCTGGTGGCCTCGAAGGGTCATTAGCGGCTGGACAACGGAGCAAGCAACCCCGGCCGCCACAATCAGCTCCGTTTTGGCCGAGGTTTCTCGCTGCCTGGTGCGCAAAACATATGGGCATTCATGTGTTATGGGCTCCGTACTGCCTTAGCAGCGATCTTTTGCATATATGTTAATGATTATCATCTAATTATGACCAAGCGCGAAGTCCGCTCCTGAGAATGTGTAGCGCGTTATCGGCGTCTCGATGGTTGAAGCTGAACGACCTTCCAGTGATCAAGAGTCAGTAGTTATGCTTGAAACCTCAGTGATAGGCTTTTAGGCGGCGTTTGGCGTAGCCCCGGAAGTCCTCGAGGCCGTTGATATGCACTTTGCCGTCATCCAGTGTCTTGTCATGATTGATGCGCTTGTAATGGAAGCCGTTGAGCGACAGTTTTTATGGGCCCGCCGGCCGTCGGCTTATCGGTGTAGATGGTTGGGTCCAACTCGGCCTGACGAAGGGCGGCTCGTTGCGACGCCCCCGGGGACGATGCTTGAACAACTTACCGCAACACTTATACTTATGCCGCCCGTCGGCGCAGCGGTAGTGATAGCGGTAGCTGCACCTTGGACACTTGACGTGCCTGTCTATAGTTCTCCTCTTCCTCGCCACATTGCCCACCTCGTCGGTGGCGGGATGACAGATCCGTTCACACCACTGGAAGAACCTAACTGCAATAGCTGGTGTTCTTCTCCCGTGATGATCCCATAGGTTATCGTATTGTATCTATCTGCTACAGCGATGTATCAACTCATTCGGATACCTGGATCGAGGCCTTGATGTAGTTACACGCGCGTACAGGGACAGCGACCCCGTGGGCTGCCGATACACACTAGATCACGTTCAAACATCAACAAGCGAGCGCTATCCTTCTTAGCCGGCATTCGAGGAAATCGCGCACTGTCAAAACCCGTCGTTGTCAAGTGGCCCGTTGCTTCTAGCTAACCGAACCGCCATGACTCCCCCGATATCGCGCCGGCCTGCCGGGGTAGCGGCATAGTGCAAGACCGCCGACGAGGCGGTCTGTAAGGCTTGGTCCGTCGGCGCTTGGACGACGGCGTGATTCACGCCGCAAGGGCCGCACCCGACGGAGCACGCGGAGCTGTTGCGTTTGTTCGATTAGCAGTACAGGGTGTTACGAACAGCGTTATTCGTTGAGCAGAATCTTCACTCCGCCCCAACTGGCGGGGGCCAGGTCGAACTCGTCGTCGTCGGTTTCGTCGCCGGGGTTGAGAACGTTGTCGGGGTCTCCGGGGTCGGTGTCGCCCTGGTTCCAGGTACCGTCGGGATCGAGCAGCTCATCGCCGTTGTCGACACCGCCGCCGTCGGAGTCTTGACCGGCCAATCCGCTGTCCCAGACCTGGCCGTTGCCGAAGAAGGCCAGCCCGAAATCGTTGCGCGGCGAACCGCCGCCGTTGGTATGACAGGTGTCGCAACTGTTGACTTCGCCGTTGGGGATTTTGTCAACGTTCTGCTGAAAGCCGAGGGTCAGGGCGGCGACGACCAGCAGGGCGGCAATCAAGAGCAGGCGCATGGTTTCTCCTTGGGTTCACACGGTTATGTTTTGTTTATCGATGTGTCTGTAATGTGCTTGGAATCGTATACCCCGTCTTGAACGGAACAAGGCAGTAACCTGCTGATAATACGAGCGTTGATCTTCATATAGTTATCACAAAGCGAGTAGTTAAACGTAGCGGCTTATAAAGGCGGGTACTATAGGAAAACCAGCTAGCAGCGGCTTGCCTATGCCCGGGTGGGGGCTTACGGTTTACATCTAAGTCATGTAAAAACTAGCAGTAAGGGTCTACCAAGCGCGTGTTCGATCAGCAACGGAGCAACTCCGGTGGGCGGAGAAGACCGGGTAAACCGTTCATAGTTAGTCTGATTTGGTCCGATCAGGCTGTATGAAGCCAAGTGTTTTTCTTGAGTTGTCACTTTATCACCAACTAATAATAAACTATCATCCTTTTTACTCGATGACAAGGTTTTTCTTCCGCGGAGTCGTTACTTTTATTCGTCATTTTGGTTAGTCACTTTGGTAGCAGGTCGGGTTTCCGTCAGCGGAGGGTTTCGAGCCGGCCTCCGCAAAACGATCCGCCCGGTCGCCGGTTGACACTCCTTGCCGCCGGTTGCTATACTACCCACCGTTCTGTGCGCGGGGTACCCGGCCTGTCCGCCGAACCGCAGAGTAATCCCGGTCGATGGAAACGGCTACGCTATCCCGCCGGCAATGAACGTGAACGCTCAGACAAGGGGCGACTTTTTTCAACGGGTTAGATCAACCATACAGCCGCGTTTCAGCGGCGTCAGTTCAAGCGACCGACCACGCGGTAATCCGTCGCGGCTGGTCCCAGCACTCTGGAGGTTGCCAGATGACCACCGAAGACCTTGCCAAGCGGGTCAAGGACATCATCGTCGAGGAGCTCAGCGTCGATTCCGATCAGGTCACCGAAGATGCCGCCTTTGTCGACGATCTGGGCGCCGACAGCCTGGACACCGTCGAGCTGGTGATGAAGCTCGAGGAGGAGTTCGATCTCGAGATCCCCGATGAGGACGCCGCCAACATCCGTACCGTCGGCAACGCCATCGAATATCTCAAGAAGAACCTCGATTAACCTCCGGCAACCCACGTTTTCGGCTGAGGGGGCGTCCCCGGGACGCCCCGTCTGACACTTGTCATTTCGCCCAACGCCCGCAACGCTGCAGCAGGAGCCTGACATGACACGCAGAGTCGTAGTTACCGGGGTCGGCGCCCTAACCCCGGTGGGCTTGAACGTCGCGGACACTTGGAAGGCCCTCATCGAGGGACGCTCCGGCGTGGCGCCGGTCACCGCCGTCGACGCCGAGCTTTACACCAGCAAGGTCGCCGCCGAGGTCAAGGGCTTCGACCCGAACGACTATCTGGACAAGAAGGAGGCCAAACGGATGGCCCGCTTCGTCCAGTTCGCCGTCGTCGCCAGCCAGCAGGCCATCGAGGACGCCAAGCTGGACCTCGAGGGCGTCAACGCCGAGCGCAGCGGTACGATCATCGGCGTAGGCATCGGCGACATCGTCCTGATCGAGAAGGCCGCCATCCGCTTCCACGAACGCGGCCCCCGCGGCATCAGCCCCTTCTTCATCCCGATGGTCATCGCCGACATGGCCTCGGGCCAGGTCTCGATCAACTTCAACCTCAAGGGCCCCAACTTCTGCACCACCAGCGCCTGCGCCTCGGGCACTCACGCCATCGGCGAGTCGTTCAACCATATCCGTGAGGGCCGCACCGAAGTGATGGTCTGCGGCGGAGCCGAGGCCGCTATCGGCAACCTGGGCTTCGGCGGTTTCTGCTCGATGCGGGCGCTCTCGACACGGGACTGCCCACCCGAGGAAGCCAGTTGCCCCTTCGACGCCCACCGTGACGGTTTCGTCATGGGCGAGGGAGCCGGTGTGTTGGTTCTCGAGGAGCTGGAGCACGCCCGCCGGCGCAATGCACCCATCTACTGCGAGCTCGTCGGTTACGGCGTCACCGCCGACGCCTATCACATTACCGCTCCGGCCCCGGCCGGCGAGGGAGCGGCCAGGGCGATGAAGATGGCCATCAAGGACGCCGGTATCGAGCCGGGCCACGTCAGCTATATCAACGCCCACGGCACCTCGACGGAGCTCAACGACAAGAACGAGACCGCGGCTATCCGCAGCGTCTTCGGCAAGCACGCCGACGCGATCGCCGTCACGAGCTCCAAGTCCATGCTGGGCCACGGCCTGGGCGCCGCCGGGGGGATGGAGGGGGTGGTCTGCGCCATGAGTATCAAGGAGCAGATGGTCCACCCGACGACCAACCTGCTGCACCCCGATCCGGAGTGCGATCTGGACTATGTTCCCGAGGGCGCCCGCGAGCTGGAACTCGACGTCGTCCTCTCCAACAGTCTGGGCTTCGGCGGCCACAACGCCGTGCTGGCCTTCCGCCGCTTCGACGGCTAGAGCGCAGCCGCGCAGCCGATGAACCACGAGAGCCGGGTCCGCCGACCCGGCTCCGCTTTTATACCGCTCCCATCCGCCCGCCGGCCCGTCACGCTTCTTGCAGGCCGGGTTTGAGCTAAGTCAAACCCGGCGCAACAAGCGCGCCGGGCCTCGTGTCTTCTGGTATTCGCGTCGTTAGCGAACGTCCGCGGGTGTGTAGTTCCTATCTAGCCGCAGGTTGGAGGCTCCGCGCCCCGACCTTCCGGTGTCTTAGTATGCATGTCAGGGCGCCCCTATCTCATAAGCAGACGCGACTCTGGACAGGCGCCACCCTGTTCGATTAGACTGATCGTCATAGTTCGATTGTCGCTATTGCGGTAACCCAAACACCCGTTGGAGGGACATGGAAAGAGTCATCGCTCTACTGGTATTACTCGTCGCT
Proteins encoded in this window:
- a CDS encoding MMPL family transporter, which codes for MFERFARFVVRFRWPVLIVILAVTAFFAVAMGDLEVRTDFISSLDADLPVVRLYDYIGEAFGGSDVAVVALGADDVFQREVLAQLRDFTDAVRRLPAVRSVNSLTEIIDIRPIEGGVEVGDLLPPGELPSQAELDELRDYVLDKEMYTGILVAPTGELTLVLARFAPDIDRVEVGRRIRALAEETFSADVELTYSGLPFQIYYMDQIVLDVLGLLTPLVIGLVALVLGLFYRRLSGVLLPLAGVGFSLVWTMGVMALTGVPISLLTSAMPVILFAVGSAYTIHVLSHYLGRRRRGAENGELVAGALRAVGLPVILAGLTTIIGFGSLASANIDIISEFGLFAALGVLAATLLAVTFVPAVLAVLGGHFAERRHAGESSEPGRIATGAALFVNNRPGRIAVTALIITIAAAIALPHVKREVNLLEFFDEDITMRRSERVIEKGFGGSLPAQVYLQGDVRSPSVLRRAARIERFLRAEIGRQTQSLGALLRELNYNLYGERRLPDERAEINDLYYWIEGDELLETFVADGTWWSDGPQRPPNATPQSEMLLFSNVGGSDSDLMVTHTAALEDFITEEIAPAETRVALDALDEQTRRLIDDYRLEVAAEDLLADLTYHGLRPRRLHDENGEPLPYMLEPAEKAEYIEGLRGIGVTQTDTVDAAYLERLEPFLRTFVYDSGLIPLEDEADRLAVVDGLRTAFFDGGPLVPAATELQGVFVDALPPDYLTEYPDDPAWLADKLVTKLDNLAAAQRVDTWTAELERRLELELDEAARADLRAVLYPFTEPAAWLPVELAAEAGLDVDAADTVELRVAQTGFPRIFELMQEQLMTNQLKTMAIAYGLVLILLILVLRSLPGGLLASIPILLTVLVNFAVMALTGIPLDIVTIMIASLVIGIGVDYTIHFTSGFRRNLAETGEPFAALKATLATTGRAILINAVGVAVGFLVLLFTEVIPLRQLGVMIAVTMVVSSIAALIVLPAVYFALKPRFIFGKTQPGKPAETRDN
- a CDS encoding TetR family transcriptional regulator, whose translation is MSRDKRDSILQAALKLFVRFGRRRTTVDQIARTAGVGKGTIYTYFAAGKRQIWDELVAAEADKLINCIRLAVEEAVTFTEKLRACTVSHFRCIHQELALLSIEEDILDEYFPEIDEVRESFLKLEHELLVEILQGGVAAGEFRPVDIDLLAFTFIAALRGLELPWIWQQRVVDTGERISTLLDVLFNGLLTPEHQGA
- a CDS encoding acyl carrier protein codes for the protein MTTEDLAKRVKDIIVEELSVDSDQVTEDAAFVDDLGADSLDTVELVMKLEEEFDLEIPDEDAANIRTVGNAIEYLKKNLD
- the fabF gene encoding beta-ketoacyl-ACP synthase II, with protein sequence MTRRVVVTGVGALTPVGLNVADTWKALIEGRSGVAPVTAVDAELYTSKVAAEVKGFDPNDYLDKKEAKRMARFVQFAVVASQQAIEDAKLDLEGVNAERSGTIIGVGIGDIVLIEKAAIRFHERGPRGISPFFIPMVIADMASGQVSINFNLKGPNFCTTSACASGTHAIGESFNHIREGRTEVMVCGGAEAAIGNLGFGGFCSMRALSTRDCPPEEASCPFDAHRDGFVMGEGAGVLVLEELEHARRRNAPIYCELVGYGVTADAYHITAPAPAGEGAARAMKMAIKDAGIEPGHVSYINAHGTSTELNDKNETAAIRSVFGKHADAIAVTSSKSMLGHGLGAAGGMEGVVCAMSIKEQMVHPTTNLLHPDPECDLDYVPEGARELELDVVLSNSLGFGGHNAVLAFRRFDG